One Oryza brachyantha chromosome 3, ObraRS2, whole genome shotgun sequence DNA segment encodes these proteins:
- the LOC102710676 gene encoding LRR receptor-like serine/threonine-protein kinase GHR1: MRLVILCLSIWAASAAAAMAGTDMEALLEFGRGIRQDSSGHQATPWNPTNALDSDGCPVDWHGVQCNNGQILSIAFDGAGLIGNASLSALARMPMLQNLSLSNNKLEGVLPHDLGSMTSLQLLDLSNNMFSGQIPAEFTKLASLGHLNLSFNGFGGALPLGLRNLKKLKYLDLRGNGFTGKLDGIFAELQSPVHVDLSCNQFSGSLTSISDNSSVVSTLQYLNVSHNLMSGTLFESDLMPLFDSLEVFDASYNMLNGSIPQFNFLISLKVLRLQNNNFSGSIPEALFRQTSMVLSELDLSCNQLTGPLRRVTSINLKYLNLSSNSLQGTLPITFGSCSVVDLSRNMLSGNLSVVRTWGNFIETVDLTSNRLTGTWPNETTQFLRLTSLRISDNLLTGELPAVIGTYPELVAIDFSLNQLHGPLPGNLFTAVKLTYLNLSGNSFAGTLPLPNSEAKSSIFIDFLVLPVQTSNLSFVDLSNNSFSGSLPSGIGALSGLALLNLCQNSFSGKIPEEITKLKHLMYIDLSRNNFNGSIPDSLPDDLVVFNVSYNNLSGSVPSNLLKFPDSSFHPGNELLVLPHSGSQNGPDNSGGGRHGMKHGILYALIACVVVFVTGIIVLLLVHWKISSWKSSEKGTSQSKQPATVDECSQRHTEAPTSEMQEVSLESSSSTEYVGNPLPGKERQREAQDVSVHADQTGSSSTIKDSMTSLMPPLTSSPPDSRAQHQHSVLRVHSPDKLVGDLHLFDNHVVFTAEELSRAPAEIIGRSCHGTSYKATLDNGYMLTVKWLKEGFAKSKKEFSREIKKLGSVKHPNLVSMRGYYWGPKEHERIIISDYVDATSLSAFLSEFEERNIPPLSLGQRLDIATDIARCLDYLHNERVIPHGNLKSSNVLIQKSSASALVTDYSLHRLMTPVGMAEQVLNAGALGYSPPEFASTSKPCPSLKSDVYAFGVILLELLTGKIAGEIVCVNEGVVDLTDWVRMLAREERVSECYDGRIVEAHGSGGAPKALEDMLRIAIRCIRSASERPEIRTVFEDISSLSP; the protein is encoded by the exons ATGCGGCTCGTCATATTGTGCTTATCGATTTGGGCTGCATCTGCAGCCGCTGCTATGGCTGGTACAGACATGGAGGCACTATTGGAGTTCGGCAGGGGCATCCGGCAAGACTCATCCGGTCATCAGGCCACTCCTTGGAACCCCACTAATGCTTTGGATTCTGATGGCTGCCCTGTCGATTGGCATGGCGTGCAGTGCAACAATGGCCAAATTCTGTCAATTGCATTTGATGGAGCTGGCCTCATAGGTAATGCTAGCTTGTCAGCTCTTGCGAGAATGCCAATGCTTCAGAACTTGTCCCTGTCGAATAACAAACTGGAAGGGGTCTTGCCCCATGATCTCGGGTCTATGACTTCTTTGCAGCTATTGGATCTTTCCAATAACATGTTCTCTGGTCAAATTCCTGCTGAATTTACTAAACTGGCTAGTTTGGGACATCTCAATCTCTCTTTCAATGGTTTTGGCGGTGCGTTGCCTTTGGGTCTCCGCAACTTAAAGAAACTGAAATATTTGGACCTTCGTGGCAATGGCTTTACTGGCAAATTGGATGGCATCTTTGCAGAATTACAGAGCCCGGTTCATGTTGATTTGAGCTGCAACCAGTTCTCAGGGTCATTGACATCAATATCTGACAACTCATCTGTGGTTAGCACACTGCAGTACTTGAATGTTAGCCACAATCTGATGTCAGGAACATTATTTGAGAGTGATCTTATGCCTCTTTTTGACAGCCTAGAGGTGTTTGATGCAAGTTACAATATGCTTAACGGCAGTATTCCacagtttaattttttgatttccCTCAAGGTGTTGCGCCTGCAGAATAATAATTTTTCTGGGTCCATTCCAGAGGCGCTCTTTCGCCAGACCTCCATGGTGTTGTCTGAACTTGACCTTAGCTGCAATCAACTTACAG GTCCACTTAGACGTGTAACATCAATAAATTTGAAGTACCTGAATCTGTCATCCAACAGCCTTCAGGGAACTTTGCCAATCACATTTGGGAGCTGTTCAGTTGTTGATTTGAGTAGAAATATGCTTTCAGGGAACCTATCAGTTGTCCGAACGTGGGGAAATTTTATTGAGACGGTCGATTTGACCTCAAATAGATTAACAGGAACATGGCCAAATGAGACAACCCAATTTTTAAGGTTGACTTCGTTGAGGATTTCCGACAACTTGCTTACAGGAGAACTGCCAGCTGTTATTGGAACTTATCCTGAGCTGGTTGCCATCGACTTCAGTCTAAATCAGCTTCATGGACCATTACCTGGAAATCTGTTTACAGCAGTCAAACTGACCTATCTAAATCTTTCAGGAAACAGCTTTGCAGGGACTCTTCCTCTTCCTAATTCTGAAGCAAAGAGCTCAATTTTTATAGACTTCTTAGTTCTTCCTGTACAAACTTCAAACCTCTCATTTGTTGATCTTTCAAACAATTCTTTTAGTGGCTCACTGCCTTCGGGCATTGGTGCTTTGAGTGGATTGGCATTACTGAACCTTTGCCAAAACAGCTTTTCTGGAAAAATTCCAGAAGAAATCACCAAGCTAAAGCATTTGATGTACATTGACTTATCAAGAAACAATTTCAATGGTAGCATACCTGACAGCCTCCCTGATGATCTTGTCGTGTTCAATGTCTCCTACAACAATCTGTCTGGCTCTGTTCCAAGCAACTTGCTGAAATTTCCTGATTCATCTTTCCATCCAGGGAATGAACTGCTTGTTCTTCCTCATTCTGGATCACAAAATGGCCCTGATAATTCTGGAGGGGGGAGACATGGTATGAAACATGGAATTCTATATGCATTGATTGCATGTGTTGTGGTCTTTGTTACCGGGATCATTGTGCTTTTGCTTGTTCATTGGAAGATCTCTAGCTGGAAGAGTAGTGAAAAAGGTACCAGCCAAAGCAAACAACCTGCAACTGTAGACGAGTGTTCTCAGAGACATACAGAAGCTCCAACATCAGAAATGCAAGAAGTATCATTggaatcatcatcatctacaGAGTATGTAGGTAATCCTTTACCTGGTAAGGAAAGACAGCGTGAAGCACAAGATGTGTCAGTTCATGCTGATCAAACAGGCAGTAGCTCTACCATTAAAGACAGTATGACATCTTTGATGCCTCCATTGACATCGTCACCTCCTGATTCACGTGCGCAGCATCAGCACTCCGTCCTGAGAGTCCACTCTCCTGATAAACTGGTTGGGGATCTACACCTTTTTGACAATCATGTAGTGTTCACGGCTGAAGAGCTCTCTCGCGCTCCTGCAGAGATCATTGGTAGGAGTTGCCATGGGACATCCTACAAGGCTACACTTGACAATGGATACATGCTGACAGTAAAGTGGCTGAAGGAGGGCTTTGCTAAGAGCAAGAAAGAGTTTTCTCGTGAAATAAAGAAGCTCGGAAGTGTTAAACATCCCAATTTAGTATCCATGCGAGGCTACTATTGGGGTCCTAAAGAGCATGAGAGGATCATCATATCAGACTATGTAGATGCTACTTCTCTGTCTGCTTTCTTGTCTG AGTTTGAAGAGCGGAATATTCCACCTCTATCATTGGGCCAGCGGCTGGACATCGCAACCGACATCGCGCGCTGCCTAGATTACCTGCACAATGAGCGAGTGATCCCGCACGGCAACCTGAAGTCATCCAATGTCCTGATCCAGAAGTCAAGTGCATCTGCTCTGGTCACTGACTACAGCCTCCACAGGCTCATGACCCCGGTCGGCATGGCCGAACAGGTCCTCAATGCGGGGGCCCTCGGATACTCTCCACCAGAGTTTGCTAGCACCAGCAAGCCATGCCCTTCCCTCAAGAGCGACGTCTACGCGTTTGGCGTCATTCTGCTCGAGCTGCTGACCGGGAAGATTGCCGGGGAAATCGTCTGCGTGAACGAGGGTGTGGTCGACTTGACGGACTGGGTCAGGATGCTGGCGAGGGAGGAGCGCGTCTCGGAGTGCTACGACGGACGAATTGTGGAGGCTCATGGCTCGGGCGGCGCCCCAAAGGCACTGGAGGACATGCTGCGCATCGCCATTCGGTGCATCCGGTCTGCGTCCGAGAGGCCGGAGATTCGGACAGTGTTCGAGGACATCTCGTCCCTGTCACCTTGA
- the LOC102707571 gene encoding guanylate kinase 2, chloroplastic/mitochondrial, with amino-acid sequence MLLTRRFSSALARSPLLPRSLPPPRAVPATPPAPRPPPRRLMSSSSGWHHSSRPPPPPPPPSGADKDQLFRGLEAALGTAFSSEPLAPPPQPMILVISGPSGVGKDAVIKRLQEEREGMHFVVTATSRAKRPGEVDGKDYYFVTKDDFLAMIEREELLEYALVYGEYKGIPKQQIRDYMAKGYDIVLRVDIQGAATLREILGESAIFIFLVAESEEALVKRLIHRKTETSDMLLVRIATAREEVKRMKNFDYVVVNSEGNLEGAVKQVESIIDAEKAKVHKRTVNI; translated from the exons ATGCTTCTCACACGAAGGTTCTCCTCCGCCCTCGCCCgctcccccctcctccccagGTCGCTCCCTCCTCCACGGGCCGTGCCCGCCACCCCTCCTgcgccccgcccgccgccgcgccgcctcatgtcctcctcctccgggtgGCACCACTCCTCccgccccccgccgcccccaccaccCCCCTCTGGTGCCGACAAG GATCAGCTCTTCCGGGGGCTGGAGGCGGCGCTCGGCACGGCGTTCAGCTCGGAGCCACTGGCACCGCCGCCACAGCCGATGATCCTCGTCATCAGTGGGCCCAGCGGCGTCGGCAAGGACGCTGTCATCAAG AGGCtgcaagaagagagagaggggatgcATTTTGTTGTTACTGCGACAAGCAGAGCGAAGCGGCCTGGTGAAGTTGACGGGAAGGACTATTACTTTGTCACCAAGGATGATTTCCTTGCGATGATTGAAAGGGAGGAATTGCTTGAGTACGCACTTGTTTATGGAGAGTATAAGGGGATTCCCAAGCAACAG ATCCGCGATTACATGGCAAAAGGTTATGACATTGTCTTGAGAGTGGACATTCAAGGGGCAGCAACTTTGAGAGAGATTCTTGGCGAATCTGcaattttcatctttttgGTTGCAGAGAGTGAAGAGGCACTTGTCAAAAGGCTAATTCACCGCAAAACAGAAACATCAGATATGCTTCTTGTCAGAATTGCAACAGCCAGAGAGGAGGTGAAACGcatgaaaaattttgactaTGTGGTTGTCAATTCTGAAGGCAATCTTGAGGGGGCTGTTAAACAGGTGGAGTCTATCATTGATGCTGAGAAGGCTAAGGTTCACAAACGTACggtaaatatataa
- the LOC102710959 gene encoding membrane steroid-binding protein 1-like — MAAQGIVESVQAYTGLSPAAAVTILALMLATYLLVSSLFVAPDAAPPAPAAPRDPPPKQRKEEQQKQQEEAGEEPGAFVPYPDPVQVGEITLEQLAAYDGKDPAKPILIAIRGQVYDVSRGRLFYGPQGPYSLFAGRDATRALALMSFDPIDLTGDLEGLGPDELEVLQDWEDKFKERYPTVGHLASENATDGNHSGAA; from the exons ATGGCGGCGCAGGGGATCGTGGAGTCGGTGCAGGCCTACACGGGCctctccccggcggcggccgtcacCATCCTGGCCCTCATGCTCGCCACCTACCTCCTCGTGTCCTCCCTCTTCGTCGCCCCCGACGCCGCCcccccggcgccggcagcgccccGCGATCCACCGCCTAAGCAGCGGAAGGAGGAGCAACagaagcagcaggaggaggcgggggaggagCCGGGGGCGTTCGTGCCTTATCCGGACCCCGTGCAGGTGGGCGAGATCACGCTCGAGCAGCTCGCGGCCTACGACGGCAAGGACCCCGCTAAGCCGATCCTCATCGCCATCCGCGGCCAGGTCTACGACGTCTCGCGCGGGAG GCTCTTTTATGGTCCTCAAGGACCATATTCCTTGTTTGCCGGGAGGGATGCAACTCGGGCCCTTGCATTGATGTCGTTTGACCCTATTGACCTCACTGGAGATTTGGAAGGCCTTGGTCCAGACGAGCTAGAGGTCTTGCAAGATTGGgaagataaatttaaagagCGGTACCCTACGGTGGGTCACCTTGCTTCAGAAAATGCAACAGATGGTAACCACAGTGGCGCAGCTTGA